In Clostridia bacterium, a single window of DNA contains:
- a CDS encoding uridylate kinase has product MNFDVELVGKIGSMALVNREKNDIDYNKFARIGRELKPGFIWVSSGATEIGRLDYMKRMGHELTGDKEENKTDYAAQGQAILMQTYRMFVDARYNLRQVLVEHQHFNNEEKREHIRALLLRCVSQNAIPIINYNDAVSCEENRRMEIAALKKNHDHVAELIDNDETAGLIASLVKTKVLLILTSVDGIYKDPKDPSTLIKEISGKNIQEVLDNIEYCKTLCHGASRPGAGGAASKLEFIKEPVKNGTAVYIANAEYSIKDILSGNAKCTFVGVR; this is encoded by the coding sequence ATGAACTTTGATGTGGAATTAGTCGGAAAAATCGGCTCAATGGCGTTAGTGAACCGTGAAAAAAACGACATTGATTATAATAAATTTGCACGCATAGGGCGTGAACTAAAACCAGGCTTTATTTGGGTTTCCAGCGGTGCTACCGAAATAGGCAGACTTGACTATATGAAACGAATGGGACACGAATTGACGGGCGACAAGGAAGAAAACAAAACAGATTATGCCGCACAAGGTCAAGCAATACTCATGCAGACATATAGAATGTTTGTAGACGCCAGATACAATTTAAGACAGGTTTTGGTTGAGCATCAGCATTTTAACAATGAAGAAAAAAGGGAGCATATCAGGGCATTACTGCTAAGATGTGTCAGCCAAAACGCTATACCTATCATCAATTATAATGACGCAGTATCTTGCGAAGAAAATCGCCGTATGGAAATAGCTGCACTAAAAAAGAATCATGACCATGTTGCCGAACTTATAGACAATGACGAGACTGCGGGACTTATAGCAAGTCTTGTCAAGACCAAGGTTTTATTGATTTTGACAAGTGTTGACGGAATATACAAAGATCCAAAAGATCCTTCAACACTGATAAAAGAAATAAGCGGAAAGAACATTCAAGAAGTTTTGGATAATATCGAATATTGCAAAACACTTTGCCATGGCGCAAGCAGACCGGGTGCGGGCGGTGCTGCAAGCAAGCTTGAATTTATAAAAGAGCCTGTAAAAAATGGAACGGCAGTATATATAGCCAATGCTGAATATTCAATAAAAGATATACTTTCAGGCAATGCAAAATGCACTTTTGTAGGTGTAAGATAA